A portion of the Adhaeribacter radiodurans genome contains these proteins:
- a CDS encoding RagB/SusD family nutrient uptake outer membrane protein produces the protein MKKITATSILLLSLLQFSCDDDFLVTTDPTRIGTDLFYKDQKQVEQALNGVYGQLQTISNNQYIFQEFISDNTTLDFNPLDRGGAAGWEAFEFSTVNSGNGEISNLWNTYYAGLYNINFALEKLAASTTIDPAAKTVIEGQLKFIRAYYYFNLVRYFGDVVLVTSTLDKPDEAFDLVRSPEADIYTQIETDLKEAAAALPNSYNAANAGRVTKGAALSLLGKMYLTKKQYPEAVSTLQQVLPLGYALNANYADNFDPQKKNGIESVFEVQYQGGNDLGEWSGFMYTFAPRLSQGIITGFASVAPAGRNIPTNDMIAAYEEGDLRKDISLQTGYTNAKGEFVAIPFINKYHYPHTIAGRTDNNWPVLRYSDVLLMLAEALNEQSGPTAEAYDYLNQVRKRAGLAELNGLSKETFREKVLQERRVELAFENHRWFDLKRTKTPAELAQFMNEYAAKEKAMPTVDRGGVAFNALDYVYTENEYVFPIPAPQILINDKLTQNPGY, from the coding sequence ATGAAAAAAATAACTGCCACCAGTATTCTTCTGCTTAGCCTGCTTCAATTTTCGTGCGACGACGACTTTTTAGTAACCACCGACCCTACCCGCATTGGTACTGACCTTTTTTATAAAGATCAAAAACAAGTAGAACAAGCTCTGAACGGAGTTTATGGCCAACTCCAAACAATTTCGAATAATCAGTATATTTTTCAGGAGTTTATTTCCGATAACACCACTTTGGATTTTAATCCCCTGGACCGCGGCGGAGCAGCGGGTTGGGAAGCTTTTGAGTTCTCAACGGTAAATTCGGGCAACGGCGAAATCTCCAACTTATGGAATACCTATTACGCGGGCCTTTATAACATTAATTTTGCTTTGGAGAAATTAGCTGCCAGCACTACTATCGATCCGGCCGCTAAAACCGTTATAGAAGGTCAACTTAAATTTATCAGGGCTTATTATTACTTTAACCTAGTGCGCTACTTCGGGGATGTTGTTTTGGTTACATCCACCTTGGATAAACCTGACGAAGCTTTTGATTTAGTAAGATCGCCCGAGGCTGATATTTATACGCAGATAGAAACAGACCTGAAAGAGGCGGCCGCAGCCTTGCCCAATAGCTACAATGCAGCAAATGCCGGACGAGTAACGAAAGGAGCGGCTTTAAGTTTGTTAGGCAAAATGTATCTGACAAAAAAACAGTATCCGGAGGCTGTTTCCACCCTGCAACAGGTGTTACCCCTGGGGTATGCTTTAAATGCTAATTACGCTGATAACTTTGATCCGCAGAAAAAAAACGGAATAGAATCTGTTTTTGAAGTACAATACCAGGGCGGTAACGATTTAGGCGAGTGGAGCGGTTTTATGTACACCTTTGCCCCCCGCTTATCTCAGGGCATTATTACCGGGTTTGCCAGCGTTGCTCCCGCCGGCCGAAATATACCTACCAACGACATGATTGCCGCCTATGAGGAAGGCGATTTACGAAAAGATATTTCATTACAAACCGGCTATACGAATGCCAAAGGTGAATTTGTAGCCATACCTTTTATTAACAAGTATCATTACCCGCATACTATTGCCGGCCGTACCGACAATAATTGGCCGGTTCTTCGCTATTCCGACGTTTTATTAATGTTAGCGGAAGCGCTTAATGAACAATCCGGCCCAACGGCAGAAGCTTATGATTACCTGAACCAGGTACGGAAACGGGCCGGACTTGCGGAACTAAATGGCTTAAGTAAAGAAACTTTCCGGGAGAAAGTACTGCAGGAAAGAAGAGTAGAACTGGCTTTTGAAAACCACCGTTGGTTTGATTTAAAAAGAACTAAAACGCCCGCCGAACTAGCGCAATTCATGAATGAGTATGCAGCTAAAGAAAAGGCAATGCCTACCGTTGACAGAGGCGGTGTGGCCTTTAATGCCCTGGATTATGTGTACACCGAAAATGAATATGTTTTTCCTATACCGGCACCCCAAATTCTGATAAATGATAAATTAACCCAGAATCCTGGTTATTAA